Genomic DNA from Filimonas effusa:
TATTCAGACGGCTCCTGGGGCTTTTATTCTTTGCGTAGCGCAGATGTGCCTAACTCTGTTTTTAATCTGGCTGTTTCAGGAGTGGAGAAAAGAACTACCACGCAGCTTACTACTGACTTTGTGTTGCAGCAAGACTTAAGCATGGTTACGAAGGGACTTAGTTTTAGAGGAAGTATTTCACTCGATAATACCTTCAAAGAAACAGGACGTGGTATCAATGACTTATATAATGGACCTCAGCGTAAATGGATTAACCCCGAATCCGGCCAGGTTGTTTTCGAGCAACCAATCAACAATGGAACTCAGCTCGACTACATAGATGGTATCCGTTGGTCTATTGCGGCAGGATCAGTGGATAAGGGGGCAACTTATCGTAGGCTCAACTATATGCTTCAAACCAATTATGCTCGCAAGTTCGGTAGGCATGATCTCACTGCACTGGGACTTTTACAACGTGAAACTTATGCTACAGGCAGCGAATTTTACCGCTACCGTGAAGATTGGGTCTTCCGTTTCACTTATAACTACGATACAAGATACTTTTTTGAAGCAAACGGTGCTTATAACGGTTCTGAGAAATTTGGACCAGATAAGCGTTTTGCATTCTTCCCTTCACTTTCTGCAGGTTGGATGCTCAGCAACGAAAAATTCTTACAGCAAAATCTGCACTTTGTCGATCAGCTTAAGTTGAGAGGCTCCTGGGGTAGAGTGGGTAATGATAATATCAACGATCGCTGGTTGTATAAAGATCAATGGTTGTTCGATGGCAATGCACAAATGGGGAGCCCCATTGCGAATACGCCCTATACCTTTTATCGTATCAGCCAGTTGGGTAATCCTAATATCGCCTGGGAAACCGTGGAGAAAAGCAATGTGGGGGTTGAATATAGCTTGTTTGGCGGCAAGGTGGCTGGTAGTGTAGATGTGTTTCACGATAAAAGAAGCGACGTTTTCCTAAGTGGCGACAGGCGTGCTGTTGCAACTTATTTTGGTGTGCCGGCGCCTATGGCCAATCTCGGCAGCATGTCGGGTAAGGGGTATGAGGTCGAACTTCGTTTAAGCCATACTTTACGCAACGGAGTTCACTTATGGGCTAATGCCAACCTCACACATGCTAAAAACAAAGTGCTTTACATGGATGATCCGGAGTTGTTACCAGCCTACCAGAGAAAGGCCGGCTGGCAGTTAAATCAGGCTACCTCATTCTTAAACTCAGGATACCTGCAAACCTGGGATGATATTTATGGTAGCACCCAGCGTACCACCAATAACCAGTCTAAGCTCGCAGGCGACTATAATATTATTGATTTCAACGGCGACGGTATCATCGATAATTATGACCAGGCTCCTTATCAATACAGTAGCGCTCCGCAAAATACTTATAACGCTACGATAGGTCTCGATTGGAAAGGGTTTAGTGTGTTTGTGCAGTTCTATGGCGTGAATAATGTAACCAGGTTTGTGAACTTCCCTACGTTTGCTACCTACTCGGGTTCTAATGTAGCTTTCGTGGAAGGAACCTATTGGACTAAACAAAACGGTGGCGATGTACCGATGCCACGCTGGTCATTATTGAATGCCGCCGGTGGCGATGGTACACGTTACCTCTACGATGGCTCTTATCTGCGCCTCAAAAATGCTGAGGTGGGATATACTTTTGCCGGAAAATTCATCAATAAAATAGGTATGAAAACCTGCAGGTTATATATTAATGGCAATAACCTGCTGTTGTGGACTAAAATGCCTGACGACCGTGAGTCCAATTTCTCCGGTGATGCGGCTATGGGGGCCTATCCCACCATGAAACGCTACAACGTTGGTATCGACATCAACTTATAAACGTTAAGCACAATGAAAAAATATTACAATAAATTATGGCTATCCCTCGGCATTCTGCTTGTAGCTGCATGCGCATTAAGCTCCTGCAAAAAATTCCTGGATAAGTCTCCGCTTACAGATATCAGTGACGAACAGGCATTTAAAAACTTCAGGAACTTTCAGGGTTTTACGGAAGAATTATATAGTTCTATACCACTCTTGACAGGCTCGGCTTATCACAACAACTGGAACTTTGGTGACGACGAAATGTGGGAGCCTACAGATACCAGGCTCATGGCTTATAGCATCGATCAAGGCGACTATTGGGCCTGGAATTCTGCTGGTTTTGGCTCCTGGTTTAAAACCGGTGGCAAGCCTGCTACACAAGTGCGTGGCGATAAAGGTAACCTTTGGGGACTGTCTTGGTATGCCATCCGTAAAGCGAATATCGGCATCGCAAATCTGGATAAACTCACAGAAGCTACAGACGAAGAAAAAAACCTGATAGCAGGACAATTATACTTCTTCAGGGGCTTCTATCATTTTATGCTGATGCAATATTGGGGCGGGCTTCCTTATGTTGATACGGTACTGCCCTCAGATAAGGCTCCTAAATTGGCACGGTTAAAGTATCAGCCTACTGCCGATAAGGCAGCTGCCGATTTTCAAAAGGCCGCCGACTTGCTCCCTATCGATTGGGATCAAACTACCGTGGGTAGCCAAACGCTGGGCAATAATAATTTTAGAGCCAATAAAATTATGGCGTTGTGTTTCCTTGGTAAAAACCTGTTGCTGGCTGGTAGCCCGTTAATGAATCGCGAATCTACAGGCAGCAGCTCCTACAACACCGAATACTGTAAAAAAGCTGCTGAGGTTTTTGGACAGGCGTTGCAACTGATTGAAACAACAAAGCGTTATGAACTGGCTAATTTTGCAAATTATCAGCAGATCTTTTACACCTTCAACCAGAACGGCAAAATTCCAGGTCTCAAGGAATCGATTTTTATGGAAAATCTCGCTGAAGCAGCAGGCCGTTTCCGCTACAACCAGGCCAATGACTATCGTCCAATGACCATTAACCCTTCAGGTATCAAAGCTTATCCCACTGCCAATTATGCCGACATGTATGGAATGGCTAACGGTTATCCTATCGCCGATCCTGAAAAAGTAGATCCTGAATCGGGTTACAATCCTGAATACCCTTGGAGGAACAGGGACCCCCGCTTTTATAACGATATTATGATCGACGGCGAAAAATGTGTGAACGACCCAAGCAGGGTAGGAAATAACCCATACCGCCAATATGCAAGTCTTTTTACCGGCGGATTTTATAGAACGGATTATCCTACAAAGGCTGTATTTACTGGTTATATGATAGCTAAAATTTCTGCAAAACTGATGAACGACTGGGATGGTTACAGAGAAAACAATACGCTCGTTCTTAGCCTCATGCGCTTGTCAGATGTATACCTGATGTATGCAGAAGCAGCTTCCGAAGGTTACAATTCTCCCTCCGGTAAATCGTCTAATTATAATAAGACCGCAGTAGACGCAGTCAATTTCGTAAGAGACAGGCCAGGGTTAGGTGTAGGGCATGTGGCTGAGAAATTCCTGAATACACAAGTTGCCTTCAGATCCGAATACAGAAGAGAGCGCGCAGTAGAGCTTGCTTTTGAAGGACATCGTTTTGTCGACCTTCGCCGTTGGCTGCTGTTAACGGAACGTCCTTATACTTTAAAGAAAGGGATCGAATTCGACCGGGCAATACCCGATGCCCAGGTATATGCCGATCCCAGGAATGCACGTGTCAGGAATTTCAGGGAAACGATTCTGTTCGAAAGGCAGTTGAGCCAGCGGCATTATTGGTTTCCGTTCCTGTTAAGTGATGTGAATCTGTATAAAGAATTTCCGCAGAATCCAGGTTGGTAAACATTAAATTATTACTACAATGAAGAGAATTAATATACGGGGCTGCTGTATTCTGTTTACAGTTTCTTTACTGAGTATGGTTACAGCATACGCCCAGGAAAAAAGAGATAGCCTTGTGAACGTCGCTTTTGGAACCATTGCTCAAAATGACCTGCTGGGTGGTGTTTCTTCTGTAAATGTTGCTGAATTACTAAAGAAAAATTATGGCACTTCTAGCCTCGATAACCTGCAAAGCTTTGTAGGTGGCTATACCGGTAATGTCTGGGGGCAGGCGCCTTTGATACTGGTGGATGGCGTGCCACGCCGGGCTGCCGATATTCGCATGGTGGAAATAGAATCCATCTCCGTCTTAAAGGGGGCCAGCGCTGTGGTGCTATACGGCGGCAATGCTGCTAAAGGTGTTGTCCTCATCACAACCAAACGCGGCGATGTTCATCCTTTAACGATCGATGTACGGGCAAACACTGGGATGTTTGTACCCAAGGGGTATCCTTCATATCTCAAGGCAGCCGACTATATGACCCTGTATAACGAAGCGAGCCGTAACGATGGCATTGCTGAAAGATATACGCAGGAGCAGATCTCCAAAACCGCCGCCGGAACCAATCCCTATCGGTATCCTGATGTAGATTTCTTTCATTCCGGATATCTCAAAAAGGCTTACTC
This window encodes:
- a CDS encoding RagB/SusD family nutrient uptake outer membrane protein; the protein is MKKYYNKLWLSLGILLVAACALSSCKKFLDKSPLTDISDEQAFKNFRNFQGFTEELYSSIPLLTGSAYHNNWNFGDDEMWEPTDTRLMAYSIDQGDYWAWNSAGFGSWFKTGGKPATQVRGDKGNLWGLSWYAIRKANIGIANLDKLTEATDEEKNLIAGQLYFFRGFYHFMLMQYWGGLPYVDTVLPSDKAPKLARLKYQPTADKAAADFQKAADLLPIDWDQTTVGSQTLGNNNFRANKIMALCFLGKNLLLAGSPLMNRESTGSSSYNTEYCKKAAEVFGQALQLIETTKRYELANFANYQQIFYTFNQNGKIPGLKESIFMENLAEAAGRFRYNQANDYRPMTINPSGIKAYPTANYADMYGMANGYPIADPEKVDPESGYNPEYPWRNRDPRFYNDIMIDGEKCVNDPSRVGNNPYRQYASLFTGGFYRTDYPTKAVFTGYMIAKISAKLMNDWDGYRENNTLVLSLMRLSDVYLMYAEAASEGYNSPSGKSSNYNKTAVDAVNFVRDRPGLGVGHVAEKFLNTQVAFRSEYRRERAVELAFEGHRFVDLRRWLLLTERPYTLKKGIEFDRAIPDAQVYADPRNARVRNFRETILFERQLSQRHYWFPFLLSDVNLYKEFPQNPGW
- a CDS encoding SusC/RagA family TonB-linked outer membrane protein, coding for MIFRSPMLKGLPVCLLVLSALLSCLPGFTQNTRVIRGTVFDAQNMPLPDATVKLKQGGSTVKTGKDGKFAIPVPNGTAILEISFTGKSTQEITVEGQDRKEVTILLKDAAANLDDVIVVGYGRQKKASVVGAISQTTGKTLERAGGVTNLGAALTGNLPGLTTMTSSGMPGAEDPQILIRAQTTWNNSSPLILVDGVERPGALGTIDISSVESISILKDASATAVYGVKGANGVILITTKKGVEGRAAIRLRSNMTMKVASRLPEKYDAYDALLLKNRVIERELSNAPAGWAGYKPLDILNKYRNPANAEEWDRYPNVDWQKELFKSNAKSFNTSANLSGGSKFVTYFAAVDFTYEGDLFRTFQNGRGYQAGFGYTRTNVRSNLDFNLSKTTKFTTRIFGSNGVRKLPYNIADNDASFWSSAYRSSPEAMRPIYSDGSWGFYSLRSADVPNSVFNLAVSGVEKRTTTQLTTDFVLQQDLSMVTKGLSFRGSISLDNTFKETGRGINDLYNGPQRKWINPESGQVVFEQPINNGTQLDYIDGIRWSIAAGSVDKGATYRRLNYMLQTNYARKFGRHDLTALGLLQRETYATGSEFYRYREDWVFRFTYNYDTRYFFEANGAYNGSEKFGPDKRFAFFPSLSAGWMLSNEKFLQQNLHFVDQLKLRGSWGRVGNDNINDRWLYKDQWLFDGNAQMGSPIANTPYTFYRISQLGNPNIAWETVEKSNVGVEYSLFGGKVAGSVDVFHDKRSDVFLSGDRRAVATYFGVPAPMANLGSMSGKGYEVELRLSHTLRNGVHLWANANLTHAKNKVLYMDDPELLPAYQRKAGWQLNQATSFLNSGYLQTWDDIYGSTQRTTNNQSKLAGDYNIIDFNGDGIIDNYDQAPYQYSSAPQNTYNATIGLDWKGFSVFVQFYGVNNVTRFVNFPTFATYSGSNVAFVEGTYWTKQNGGDVPMPRWSLLNAAGGDGTRYLYDGSYLRLKNAEVGYTFAGKFINKIGMKTCRLYINGNNLLLWTKMPDDRESNFSGDAAMGAYPTMKRYNVGIDINL